The following are encoded in a window of Flavobacteriales bacterium genomic DNA:
- a CDS encoding glycosyltransferase: MHVLFLPKWYPGRNDPQLGDFLRKQAQAMGLYAQVSVLHVAPLNDAGAHGAQDVEHLDGAWELHCYYRANTAAWKPWRKLVNLLRWWRTTRRGWHRLVRERGMPDSLHACILVRPVLAARWFAWRNKLPYVVNEHSSEYLDGTYAAKGMLFHALSKWLFRNAAVVTTVSPWLGEALAAHGLASSPVIVPNVVPGLERALTPPGEPGHFFVVADLLDGTKNISGILRALATARERNAGLRLTVIGDGPDRTMLRDLAVRLAIGEQVRFLGRLSNREVLDHLAGAMAVVVNSNVETFSVVTGEALALGRPVIATRCGGPEAFITPENGILIGPRDDAALATAMLTLASGDLPHDPSAIRRSVGERFSREAVGRALLTIHQRVTGHG, from the coding sequence ATGCATGTGCTTTTCCTGCCCAAATGGTACCCGGGCCGCAACGATCCCCAGTTGGGCGATTTCCTGCGAAAACAGGCCCAGGCCATGGGGCTGTATGCCCAAGTGAGCGTGCTGCATGTGGCACCCCTCAACGATGCCGGGGCACATGGCGCGCAGGATGTGGAACACCTGGACGGCGCCTGGGAGCTCCATTGTTACTACCGCGCGAACACCGCTGCCTGGAAACCCTGGCGCAAGCTGGTGAACCTGCTCCGTTGGTGGCGCACCACGCGGCGCGGCTGGCATCGGCTGGTGCGTGAACGTGGCATGCCGGACTCCCTCCATGCCTGCATTCTGGTGAGACCAGTGCTGGCGGCGCGCTGGTTCGCCTGGCGCAACAAGTTGCCTTACGTGGTGAACGAACACAGCAGTGAGTACCTCGATGGCACCTACGCGGCCAAGGGTATGCTTTTCCATGCGCTGAGCAAATGGCTCTTCCGGAATGCCGCGGTAGTGACGACTGTAAGCCCCTGGTTGGGCGAAGCCTTGGCCGCGCATGGGCTGGCAAGCTCCCCTGTGATCGTACCCAACGTGGTGCCCGGCCTGGAGCGTGCTTTGACGCCCCCTGGCGAGCCTGGCCATTTCTTCGTGGTGGCCGATCTGCTGGACGGGACCAAGAACATCAGCGGCATACTCCGCGCGCTTGCCACGGCCCGCGAACGGAACGCGGGCCTCCGGCTCACGGTCATCGGCGATGGCCCGGATCGCACCATGTTGCGGGATCTCGCCGTGCGTTTGGCGATCGGGGAACAGGTGCGGTTCCTGGGAAGACTGTCGAACCGTGAGGTGCTCGACCATCTGGCCGGTGCCATGGCCGTGGTGGTGAACAGCAATGTGGAGACATTCAGCGTGGTCACCGGCGAAGCGCTGGCGCTGGGCCGCCCTGTGATCGCCACCAGATGCGGCGGACCGGAAGCTTTCATCACCCCGGAGAACGGCATCCTCATCGGGCCGCGCGATGATGCGGCACTCGCCACGGCGATGCTCACCCTGGCCTCGGGCGACCTTCCTCATGACCCTTCGGCCATCCGGCGCAGCGTGGGCGAACGCTTCAGTCGGGAGGCTGTGGGCAGGGCGCTGCTCACCATCCACCAACGCGTCACCGGTCATGGCTGA
- a CDS encoding phosphohydrolase produces MEHLLETAIRLAAKVHKGQVDRFGKPYILHVMRVMMRGQDLDEQVLGALHDVLERSSLKAPDLAAKGFNGRVLKALDHITRQKEETYEQYIDRVMQDNLAIRVKLNDLADKMDLLHVETLNHADLKRYNKQLTAYHRMKRLVEHSKAQMRLQQPRRDRGEG; encoded by the coding sequence ATGGAACACCTGTTGGAGACCGCCATCCGGCTCGCCGCCAAGGTCCACAAGGGTCAGGTCGATCGTTTCGGCAAACCTTACATCCTGCATGTGATGCGTGTGATGATGCGCGGTCAGGACCTGGACGAACAGGTGCTGGGTGCCCTCCACGATGTGTTGGAGCGCTCCTCGCTGAAGGCGCCCGATCTCGCCGCGAAGGGCTTCAACGGACGGGTCTTGAAGGCCTTGGACCACATCACTCGGCAGAAGGAGGAGACCTACGAACAATACATCGACCGGGTGATGCAGGACAACCTGGCCATACGGGTGAAGCTCAACGATCTGGCCGACAAGATGGACCTGCTCCACGTGGAGACCCTCAACCACGCCGACCTGAAACGCTACAACAAGCAACTGACGGCCTACCACCGGATGAAACGGTTGGTGGAGCATTCCAAGGCCCAGATGAGGCTGCAGCAACCGCGCCGGGACCGGGGCGAAGGCTGA